A part of Myxococcus landrumus genomic DNA contains:
- a CDS encoding MarR family winged helix-turn-helix transcriptional regulator: MKETATGEPEPHEGERLKGPPLGEVLEFMRLLWAVDHGLQSTSKRMESTLGLTGPQRLVIRLVGRFPGITAGTLAQILHVHPSTLTGVLKRLEKRGLLERKSDPLDGRKALFALTESGRSLDIPSEGTVESAVQRVLARMSRNRILATQDVLTALAQELGGVPAPAESADESADPKPDAR, translated from the coding sequence ATGAAGGAAACGGCGACTGGGGAGCCGGAACCCCACGAAGGCGAGCGGCTCAAGGGCCCGCCGCTTGGTGAAGTGCTCGAGTTCATGCGGCTGTTGTGGGCTGTCGACCACGGGCTTCAGTCCACCTCGAAGCGGATGGAGTCGACGCTGGGCCTCACCGGTCCGCAGCGGCTGGTCATCCGACTGGTGGGACGCTTCCCCGGCATCACCGCGGGCACGCTGGCGCAGATTCTCCACGTCCACCCCAGCACCCTGACGGGCGTGCTCAAGCGGCTGGAGAAGCGCGGCCTGCTGGAGCGCAAGTCGGACCCGCTGGATGGACGCAAGGCGCTGTTCGCGCTCACCGAGTCCGGCCGCTCGCTCGACATCCCCTCCGAGGGCACCGTCGAGTCCGCCGTGCAGCGGGTGCTCGCTCGCATGTCGCGCAACCGCATCCTCGCCACCCAGGACGTGCTCACCGCGCTCGCCCAGGAGCTGGGAGGCGTCCCCGCGCCGGCCGAATCCGCGGATGAGTCGGCGGACCCGAAGCCGGACGCTCGCTGA
- a CDS encoding dipeptidase codes for MNRRLPRLLTALPVSAALVAPPVLACTSMLVNKGATADGATLMTYAADAHELYGELYHTPARRHAPGAQRDIIEWDTGKFLGRIPEAPVTYSVIGNMNEHQLSIGESTFTGRKELEGPSGVIDYGSLIYITLERAKTAREAITVMTKLVAEHGYASTGESFSIADPKEAWLLEMIGKGEGQKGAVWVARKLPEGHITAHANQSRIEQFPLNDPENTLYSPDVISFAREKGWFKGADKDFSFAETYHPLDFGGQRFSEARVWSIFRRAAPSRNFGPEYADGSAPGKRLPLWVKPDQKLSVQDVMGLMRDHFENTPLDMSKDVGAGPYAMPYRWRPMTWEVDGKKYVHERAISTQQTGFSFVAQMRASMPAPIGGVLWFGVDDTSMTVYTPMYAGIREVPRNFSQGVASRGAFSWDSSFWVFNWVSNQAYARWSDISVDVHKEQGALEGQFLADQADIERTALEHYKRSPEEARRFLTTYSVQQGEKVHARWKKLGETLLVKYIDGNVRDEQGKVNHPKYPDGWYRRIAQERGKSLQMPPEPEAPKPAPAPAATPAPKAAPAQPAKPTVAPAP; via the coding sequence ATGAACCGACGACTGCCCCGACTGCTCACCGCGCTGCCTGTCTCGGCCGCGCTGGTTGCTCCGCCCGTGCTCGCGTGTACCAGCATGCTGGTCAACAAGGGCGCCACGGCGGATGGCGCCACGCTGATGACCTACGCCGCGGACGCGCACGAGCTGTATGGCGAGCTGTACCACACGCCCGCGCGCCGCCACGCGCCCGGCGCCCAGCGCGACATCATCGAGTGGGACACCGGCAAGTTCCTGGGCCGCATCCCCGAGGCGCCGGTGACGTACTCCGTCATCGGCAACATGAACGAGCACCAGCTCTCCATCGGCGAGTCCACCTTCACGGGCCGCAAGGAGCTGGAGGGGCCCTCGGGCGTCATCGACTACGGCTCGCTCATCTACATCACGCTGGAGCGCGCCAAGACGGCGCGCGAGGCCATCACCGTGATGACGAAGCTGGTGGCCGAGCACGGCTATGCCTCCACCGGCGAGTCCTTCTCCATCGCCGACCCGAAGGAGGCCTGGCTGCTGGAGATGATTGGCAAGGGCGAGGGGCAGAAGGGCGCGGTGTGGGTGGCGCGCAAGCTGCCGGAAGGGCACATCACCGCGCACGCCAACCAGTCGCGCATCGAGCAGTTCCCGCTGAACGACCCGGAGAACACGCTCTACTCGCCGGACGTCATCTCGTTCGCGCGGGAGAAGGGCTGGTTCAAGGGCGCGGACAAGGACTTCAGCTTCGCTGAGACGTACCACCCGCTCGACTTCGGCGGGCAGCGCTTCTCCGAGGCGCGCGTGTGGAGCATCTTCCGCCGCGCGGCGCCGTCGCGGAACTTCGGCCCGGAGTACGCGGATGGCTCCGCGCCGGGCAAGCGGCTGCCCCTGTGGGTGAAGCCGGACCAGAAGCTGTCCGTGCAGGACGTCATGGGGCTGATGCGGGACCACTTCGAGAACACGCCCCTGGACATGTCCAAGGACGTGGGCGCGGGCCCGTACGCGATGCCCTACCGCTGGCGGCCCATGACGTGGGAGGTGGACGGCAAGAAGTACGTCCACGAGCGCGCCATCTCCACGCAGCAGACGGGCTTCTCCTTCGTCGCGCAGATGCGCGCCTCCATGCCGGCCCCCATCGGCGGCGTGCTGTGGTTCGGCGTGGATGACACGTCGATGACTGTCTACACGCCCATGTACGCGGGCATCCGCGAGGTGCCCCGGAACTTCTCCCAGGGCGTGGCCAGCCGCGGCGCCTTCTCCTGGGACTCGTCCTTCTGGGTCTTCAACTGGGTGTCCAACCAGGCCTATGCGCGCTGGAGCGACATCTCCGTGGACGTGCACAAGGAGCAGGGCGCGCTGGAGGGGCAGTTCCTGGCGGACCAGGCCGACATCGAGCGCACGGCGCTGGAGCACTACAAGCGCAGCCCGGAGGAGGCCCGCCGCTTCCTCACCACGTACTCCGTGCAGCAGGGTGAGAAGGTCCACGCCCGCTGGAAGAAGCTCGGGGAGACGCTGCTCGTGAAGTACATCGACGGCAACGTCCGCGACGAGCAGGGCAAGGTGAACCACCCGAAGTACCCGGACGGCTGGTACCGCCGCATCGCCCAGGAGCGGGGCAAGAGCCTGCAGATGCCCCCCGAGCCGGAGGCCCCCAAGCCCGCTCCGGCCCCGGCGGCCACCCCCGCCCCCAAGGCGGCGCCCGCCCAGCCCGCGAAGCCCACCGTGGCTCCGGCCCCGTAG
- a CDS encoding ComEA family DNA-binding protein has translation MRAAWGLLALGLLVGGPGVADAATSSRTQYSGVVNLNEASASELDLLPGVGEKAAQRIIQHRGKRPFQRVEELVRVKGFGRKKFLKLKAHLTLNGPTTLKVEQVAPPPEGKEVVAANN, from the coding sequence GTGAGGGCCGCGTGGGGACTGCTCGCGCTGGGCCTCCTGGTGGGAGGGCCGGGCGTGGCGGACGCGGCCACCTCCTCGCGCACCCAGTACTCGGGCGTGGTGAACCTCAACGAGGCCTCGGCCTCGGAGCTCGACCTGTTGCCGGGCGTCGGTGAGAAGGCGGCGCAGCGCATCATCCAGCACCGGGGCAAGCGGCCCTTCCAGCGCGTGGAGGAGCTCGTCCGCGTGAAGGGCTTCGGACGGAAGAAATTCCTCAAGCTCAAGGCCCACCTGACCCTGAACGGCCCCACCACGCTGAAGGTGGAGCAGGTGGCTCCGCCTCCGGAAGGAAAGGAGGTGGTCGCCGCGAACAACTGA